CGGCCATCCCGCGTGGTGCGCTTGCCATAGAGATGGAGGCGGGCCTGCGGATCGGCGGCGAGTTCGGGCCAGGCATCGGCGTCATGACCGATCAGATTGGTCATCACGCAGGCCGAGTGGGCCGATGGGTCACCCAGCGGCCAACCGGCGACGGCGCGCATGTGTTGCTCGAACTGGTCGCAGCCACAGCCATCCATGGTCCAGTGGCCGGTATTGTGAACGCGCGGCGCGATCTCGTTGACGATCAACTCGCCGCCGCCGAGATCGAACAGCTCGACCGCGAACACGCCGACATGTCCCAGACCATCGCCCAGGGCGCGGGCTATCGCCAGAGCGCGGTCCTGGGTCGTTCTGTCAATGCCGGGAGCCGGGGCCGTGGTGGTCTTGAGGATGCCATCGCCATGGACATTCTCGGCCAGCGGATAGGCCCGCACTTCGCCGCTCAGCGAGCGGGCGGCCACGACCGAGAGTTCACGCCGGAACGCCGCCGCGCCCTCGAGGATGGCCGGCTGCTGGCCGATCGCTTCCCAGGCGCTGCGGGCATCGGCCTCGGTGCGGATCCAGGCCTGACCCTTGCCGTCATAGCCGAAGCGTCGCGTCTTCAGCAGGGCGGGCAGGCCGATATCCTCGATCGCTGCTTCCAGGCCGTCGATATCGTCGACCTGGGCGAAGGGGACTGTTTTCACGCCCTGCTGATTGATGAAGTGCTTCTCGATGAAACGGTCCTGGGTCAGTTCCAGCGACTTGGCGCCCGGGCGCAGGGGTGCGGCCGCAGCAGCGATGGCCACGGTTTCGACCGGGACATTCTCGAATTCATAGGTGATGGCGTCACAGCGATTGGCGAAATTGGCCACCGCGCCGGCATCATCCCACGGCGCGCAATAACTGCGTGCGGCGACGCGGCTGGCCGGGCAATCTGGCTCGGGATCATAGATGTGGACGTCAAAGCCGAGCGCGGCACCGGCCGTGGCCAGCATGCGGCCAAGCTGACCGCCGCCGAGAATTCCGATCACACTGCCCGGGGCCAGTGGTGCATCGCTCATGATGTCAGTCCTCGACCGTCACCGGAACGCTGTCGGTCTGGGCCTGGCGCCAGGCGTCGAGCCGTTCGGCCACGTCGGCATCCATCAGCGACAGGATGGAGGCGGCCAGAAGTCCGGCATTCTTGGCCCCCGCATCGCCGATGGCCAGCGTGCCAACCGGCACGCCGCCCGGCATCTGGACGATGGAGAGCAGGCTGTCCTGACCGTTCAGGGTCTTGGACTTCACCGGAACACCAAGCACGGGCAGGCTGGTCATCGATGCGACCATGCCCGGCAAGTGCGCCGCGCCGCCGGCGCCAGCAATCACCACCTTGATTCCACGACCGCGAGCGGCCTTGGAAAATTCGACCAGCCGGTCCGGCGTGCGATGGGCGGATACGACCTGCTTCTCATAGCCGATCCCCAGATCGTCCAGCACATGGGCAGCCTTCTTCATCGTCGGCCAATCCGAGCGTGAGCCCATGATGATGGCGACATCGACGATGGCTGCGGATGGAGCTGCGGGAGAATTCGGAGACTGGGGCGAAACTTCGCTCATGACGCTTCCTGCGCGGGAAAAGGAAGCGCGCGACCATAGCTCTGCCCGCGTGAAGGTCAAGATGATCCCGCGAAACCGGGCCAATCGGGGGCAAATCGGGCCGGGTTTGACCGTTTCTTAACCACACTTGGCGAGCCTGAGCGTGAACAGAATCGAATTGGAACGTGCCATGCGCATCGGACCGACCTCCCCGACCGGGAACATCTCCCGTCCCGGCAAGACCGACAAAGCCCGACCTGGCAGCGAGACACGCGCGAGTGCCGCGCCGTCGGACGCAGCCTCCATCATGGGCGTGCCGGAAGCCGAGCTGACACCGAATGTCCAACGCGCCCTGCTGTCACTGATGGGCGAAGTCGACCAGCTCCGCAAGGAAACCGAACGCCTGCGCGGCCGCGTCCGTGAACTGGAATCCCTGGCCGATCACGACGTCATGCTGCCGGTGCTGAACCGCCGCGCCTTCCTGCGCGAAGTCAGCCGCGCGCTGGCGCTGGCCGAACGCCACAACGCACCGTCCGCCCTGGTCTATTTCGACCTCAACGGCTTCAAGGCGATCAATGACCAGTACGGTCATGCCGCCGGCGACGCCGCGCTGCACCATGTCTCAAACCTGCTCACGGCCCATATCCGCGAGACCGACGCGGTCGGGCGCCTGGGGGGCGATGAATTTGCCGTTGTGCTGACGCTAACCGGCCCCGACGGCGCTCAAGTGAAAGCCCAGGAGTTGGCGGACCGGATTTCGACGACACCCTTCGACTATGCCGGACGCCAACTGACGGTCGGCACGGCCTGGGGCTGTCAGCCCCTTCAGGCTGGCGGCAAGGCCGAGGATGTGATGGCGAGTGCCGACGCGGCGATGTATGCATGCAAGCAGGCGCAAAGGTCCGACGCCGAGCGCAAACAGGCCTGACGACCTGTTGCCCGGCCGGAGGCCGTTCAGGCGATGATGTCGGGTGTCAGCTGGTCTTCCAGATGCGAGATCGCATCCTTGATCCGCAACTTTTCCTTTTTCAGACGCGCATATTTGAGTTGGTCGATCACCCCGTTTTCGGTCAGCGCGTCAACCTCGTGATTGAGGGCCACATGCTGCTCGCGCAGACCCTCGATCGTTTCGGTCAGCGTCTGCTGGTCCAGGAATTCTCCGTCCATTCCTCAGCCGTCTCTTTCTGATCTGGTCCTGTTGTGACCGGGACCCACTCGCGCCGATCATCCGGGCCGAAACCGGTCTGGTGTCGCCTTCCAGGTCCGCGCACAAATCTGCGTGGCGCTGCGCATAGAGTAGCGGCATTCGCCGGTCAAATAAATTGCCGATCACGCTGCAGGTGCGAATAGCCGCCCCGCTAGCGTCGCCCGCCTTCCAGGTCTTCACCCCAGCGCCGGGTGCCGTCCCAGTCCAGGTCGAACAGGTCGAGCGCCCGCCCGACCGACTGGTCGACCAGGTCATCGATGGATTTCGGCTTGGCGTAGAAGGCCGGCAGGGGCGGACAGATGACGGCGCCCATTTCGGTCAACGCCTCCATTGTGCGCAGATGGCCGAGATGAAACGGTGTCTCGCGCACCATCAACACCAGGCGCCGACGCTCCTTGAGCACCACGTCTGCGGCGCGGGTCAACAAGCTGGAGGTCACGCCGGTGGCGATCTCGGACATGGTCTTCACCGAGCACGGCGCAATCAGCATGCCGCGCGTGGCGAACGAGCCGGACGCGATCGGGGCGCCGACATCGGGCATCTTGTAGACATGGTCCGCCCGGGCCCGGAAATCCTTGATCGAAACGTCTGTTTCATAACCAAGCGTCATTTCGGCCGCTTTCGAGGCGACCAGATGGGACTCGATGCCCAGCGTCTTCAACGCCTCCAGCGCTCGGATCCCGTAGATGATCCCGGAGGCGCCCGAGACGCCGACAATCATCCGGTCCGGTTTCATCATATCTTATCCTCGAAACGTTTCGTGAGTAGACATAATGCAGGAACCTGTTTCAATCGAATGTTCCACTTCACAAGAGGAGACGTCTCCATGCCCATCGAAGCCCGCATCCGTGAGCTCGACGCCAAACATACGCGTCTGGATACACAAATCGACGAGGTCAAGAAGCACCCGTCGGCGGATTCCCTGGAACTGGCCCGCCTCAAGAAGCAGAAACTCCGAATCAAGGAACAGATAGAGGATCTGCGACTATCGGCGCACGTCACACTCACGGGTTAGCTGGTTACATCATCGCAATCATCATCAGGGCGGCTTTCGGGCCGCCCTTTTTGCGCGCTACACTAGGCCCTGCGTTCAATAGGCCCCATATTGAAGACGAGACCTTCTGGAGTTCCCGATGCGTTTATCTGCCTTGCTTGCCGCCAGTCTTCTGCTTCTGCCAGCCGCACCGGCTTTCGGCCAGGCTCCGTCCAACAGCGAGCCATCTGAATGCGCCGCCGGACGGGCTGCACTTGACCTTGGCAATACCGCAGAGGCGATTGATTTCTTCCGCACCTGTCTCGACCGGGCCGAGCTCGACATGAATGCCGAGATCGGCATCTACGCGGCCATGGGAGCGGCACAGCTGTCTGAACAGGACTTCCAGGCCGCACTCGAGGCCTATAATTTCGCCTTCGCCATCGTTGAAACCAATGGCGGCCGTGTCGTTGAACCCTCCCTGTACCGCAATCGCGGTATCGCCCGATCCGAGCTGGGGCAGCTGGATGGCGCGCTCGAGGATCTGCTCCAGGCCGCCGCCGCCGCTCCCGACGACACGCTGACCCATATCAATCTCGGCGTTGTCTATCAGGCCCTGGGCCACGAAGCCGATGCCGTGGTTGCCTTTGATACAGTGGTCCGCCTTGAGCCGGACTGGATCGGCGCCTGGATCAATCGCGCCGGCGCCCTGCTGGATGTCGGCATGACCGGTGCTGCCGTCGAGGACGCCCGCCGCGCTGTCGAACTGGCTCCGGAGGACGGTTCGGCCCTGAACATGTTGTGCTGGACACTGATCCAGGACGGACGCGCCGAAACCGCCCTGCCCCTGTGCGAGATGGCCGTAGCCGCCGAGCCGGACATCGGCGCGATTGTCCATTCGCATGCCACCGCGCTGGAAGCTGTGGGCCGGGCCGATGAGGCCCGCTCCCTGTATCGACGTGCCTGGCGCCTGTCCCCGGAAGACCCGGAAATCACCGAAGATTACGAGCGAACCCACAATCCCTGATCCGGCAGCCCCGTGTCGGGGAGGTGGCGATGGATTGCCAGCGCGCTCTGCCTGTGCAAGGTCAGCGAACTTGGAAAACGCCATTGGCGTTGGCTGTGAGGACTGAATATGGGTGACCGTGTCGCAATCATCACCGGTGGTGCCAATGGCATCGGCAAGGCCTGTGCCCGTCGCCTGTCCGAAGATGGCTGCCATGTCGTGATCGCGGATGTGGACGTTTCGGCCGGCCAGGCGCTGGCCGAGGAGCTTGGGGGCGACAAGGGCAAGGCCCTGTTTGTGTCGTGCAATGTCGCTGACCGCCTTGCGGTCAACAATCTCCTGTCCGAAACCCGCTCGACCTTCGAACGCCTGGATGTGCTGGTCAACAATGCCGGCATTGTTGCCGGCGGTGACATACTGACCCTGTCGGAATCGGATTTCGACAAGGTGATCGGCGTCAATTTGCGCGGCGCCTTCCTGGTCGCCCGCGAGGCCGCCCGGCAGATGGTCGACCAGATCGAGGAAGACGGCGAGCGGGCTGAAGATGTGCGCCGTCGCTACGCCATCATCAACATGTCCTCGGTCAATGGCGTCATGGCGATCCCCGACCAGCTCGCCTATTGCGCCACCAAGGGTGCGATGAACCAGATGACCAAGTCGATGGCCCTGTCGCTGGCCAAATACGGCATTCGGGTCAACGCCATCGGTCCGGGCAGCATCAATACCGATGTGCTCAAGGCGGTAAACGACAATCCCGAAGCGATGGACAAGATCATGTCGCGCACGCCGCTGCAGCGGATCGGTGACCCGGATGAGGTGGCCTCGGTGGCGTCTTTCCTGGCGTCAAGGGATGCCAGCTACATCACCGGCACGACCATCTATGCCGATGGGGGCCGCATGGCGATGAACTACACGGTGCCAAAAGGCGGCTAGACGCCCCGGGGCCCGACCGGCCGGACACAAAAAAGGCCTGGAAACCGCCGGTT
The window above is part of the Maricaulis maris MCS10 genome. Proteins encoded here:
- a CDS encoding 5-(carboxyamino)imidazole ribonucleotide synthase encodes the protein MSDAPLAPGSVIGILGGGQLGRMLATAGAALGFDVHIYDPEPDCPASRVAARSYCAPWDDAGAVANFANRCDAITYEFENVPVETVAIAAAAAPLRPGAKSLELTQDRFIEKHFINQQGVKTVPFAQVDDIDGLEAAIEDIGLPALLKTRRFGYDGKGQAWIRTEADARSAWEAIGQQPAILEGAAAFRRELSVVAARSLSGEVRAYPLAENVHGDGILKTTTAPAPGIDRTTQDRALAIARALGDGLGHVGVFAVELFDLGGGELIVNEIAPRVHNTGHWTMDGCGCDQFEQHMRAVAGWPLGDPSAHSACVMTNLIGHDADAWPELAADPQARLHLYGKRTTRDGRKMGHVNRLSPL
- the purE gene encoding 5-(carboxyamino)imidazole ribonucleotide mutase, which codes for MSEVSPQSPNSPAAPSAAIVDVAIIMGSRSDWPTMKKAAHVLDDLGIGYEKQVVSAHRTPDRLVEFSKAARGRGIKVVIAGAGGAAHLPGMVASMTSLPVLGVPVKSKTLNGQDSLLSIVQMPGGVPVGTLAIGDAGAKNAGLLAASILSLMDADVAERLDAWRQAQTDSVPVTVED
- a CDS encoding GGDEF domain-containing protein, yielding MNRIELERAMRIGPTSPTGNISRPGKTDKARPGSETRASAAPSDAASIMGVPEAELTPNVQRALLSLMGEVDQLRKETERLRGRVRELESLADHDVMLPVLNRRAFLREVSRALALAERHNAPSALVYFDLNGFKAINDQYGHAAGDAALHHVSNLLTAHIRETDAVGRLGGDEFAVVLTLTGPDGAQVKAQELADRISTTPFDYAGRQLTVGTAWGCQPLQAGGKAEDVMASADAAMYACKQAQRSDAERKQA
- a CDS encoding YdcH family protein — its product is MDGEFLDQQTLTETIEGLREQHVALNHEVDALTENGVIDQLKYARLKKEKLRIKDAISHLEDQLTPDIIA
- a CDS encoding UbiX family flavin prenyltransferase — encoded protein: MMKPDRMIVGVSGASGIIYGIRALEALKTLGIESHLVASKAAEMTLGYETDVSIKDFRARADHVYKMPDVGAPIASGSFATRGMLIAPCSVKTMSEIATGVTSSLLTRAADVVLKERRRLVLMVRETPFHLGHLRTMEALTEMGAVICPPLPAFYAKPKSIDDLVDQSVGRALDLFDLDWDGTRRWGEDLEGGRR
- a CDS encoding YdcH family protein — its product is MPIEARIRELDAKHTRLDTQIDEVKKHPSADSLELARLKKQKLRIKEQIEDLRLSAHVTLTG
- a CDS encoding tetratricopeptide repeat protein gives rise to the protein MRLSALLAASLLLLPAAPAFGQAPSNSEPSECAAGRAALDLGNTAEAIDFFRTCLDRAELDMNAEIGIYAAMGAAQLSEQDFQAALEAYNFAFAIVETNGGRVVEPSLYRNRGIARSELGQLDGALEDLLQAAAAAPDDTLTHINLGVVYQALGHEADAVVAFDTVVRLEPDWIGAWINRAGALLDVGMTGAAVEDARRAVELAPEDGSALNMLCWTLIQDGRAETALPLCEMAVAAEPDIGAIVHSHATALEAVGRADEARSLYRRAWRLSPEDPEITEDYERTHNP
- a CDS encoding SDR family NAD(P)-dependent oxidoreductase, with the protein product MGDRVAIITGGANGIGKACARRLSEDGCHVVIADVDVSAGQALAEELGGDKGKALFVSCNVADRLAVNNLLSETRSTFERLDVLVNNAGIVAGGDILTLSESDFDKVIGVNLRGAFLVAREAARQMVDQIEEDGERAEDVRRRYAIINMSSVNGVMAIPDQLAYCATKGAMNQMTKSMALSLAKYGIRVNAIGPGSINTDVLKAVNDNPEAMDKIMSRTPLQRIGDPDEVASVASFLASRDASYITGTTIYADGGRMAMNYTVPKGG